TCTCCGTGCCGTTGCCTTCCGGCACAGCGTTCGGCACGTACGTCAGCGCCTGCGGTGCCTGCCCAATCGGAACAGTCGATACGACCTTGTTCGTCAGTGTGTCGATGACGGCCAGTGCGTCGTCATTCTCCAGGCCGACATAGATGCGTGTGCCGTCACCGGACGGCCATAGACCGTGCGGAAGTTTGCCGACGGGAATCGTCGCGACCTGTTCGAAATTGTCGGTCCTGAATACCTTGACCTGGTTCGTGCCGCCGATCGTCACATAGGCAAACGTGCCCTTGGCGTTATGCGCGAAGTTGACGTGGTTGGTGATGGGCCCGGTCTCGAACGACGTGATCGCATTGAACGGCGGGCGGGCGTTGAATACCTGCACCTTGCCGATGTCCTTCAATGTGAACCACACCTGCTTGCCATCCGGCGTGGCCGCAATGTTGGGACAGAACGGCGATTCCTGTTTGATGTGTCCCACGATCTTGTGATCGGCCGTCGAGATCACGACCGTTTCCGGATTGAACGACGAGCACACGTAGCCGTACTTGCCGTCCGGCGAGAAGATCTGCATGCCGGGGCCCGCCGGTACGGTAACGCGCGTCTTCTCTGCATAGGTATTGGCATCGAGCACGGCGATGTAGTTTTCGCCGCGCACGGTCACCCAGACCTCGCTGCCATCCGGCGTGTAGAACGCTTCGTGAGGCGAGCGGCCCACATACGTGGTGTGTTTGACGGCGTTGGTCTGCGTATCGATGAACGTGACCGAGTTGGAGCCGATGGAGACCACCGCCAATGTCCGGTGATCTGGCGAGAAGCCCATGCCGTGCACCAGCACCTGTCCGCGATAGAGCGGGCTGAAGTTGCCGGGCGCAGGATCGCCCAGCTTGATCACACCCAGGAGCGTGTTGCTGGCGGGGTCCGTGACGGACACCGTGTTCGAGAATTGCTCGGCCGCGTAGACGCGATCCCTGTGGCTGATGGGAATGTCAGGCGAGGCAAGGGATGCGGGTGCCTGCCCGGCGCTGGCGCTCGCGGCGCACGTGATGGCCGCTGCGGCAAGCGCCGTGGCAACAAACAGTCGGTTCTTCATCGGTCTTCCTGTTGGGGGGTGGCGGTGTGGGCGTGATGCGCCGCATGGGATGCGGGCGCAGTCGTTGCGGAGGCCGGGCGGAGCTGCGTGGGGACCGGTGCCGACGGGGGCGGCGGCTGGCCAAGCGCCAAGCGCATCGCGGCAATCTCTTGCTGTTGCGCGACGACGATTTCCTGCGCGATGCGGCGCAGTTGTTCGTTTTGGCCGTAGCGCAGGTAGGCCACGGCCATGTCGATGGCGCCCTGATGATGTGGCGTCATCATCGCGACGAAATCCTGATCGATGTTGCCGCTGGGCTTCGGGGCCATGCCGTCCATCATCTTTGTCATGGCGACATCGTTTTCGGCGAAGAAGGCCTGCTCGCGATTGGCCTGTGGCGGCGCCTCCTGCGCAACTGCAGCGTGCGTCCCGATGCCTGACATGAGTGTGAACACAGCAAACAGCAACGTGCGTAGACGACGCTTCGAACGTGACGACATGTAGGTCCTCCTGAGTGCGGGTCGATGGCGTGCTATCGGAGTAAACACCGTAGGCCGACGGTTTATTCCCGCGCGTCGTAAAGAATCTGTATGCCGCTGCACGCACGTCATGCGTGCATCCCGTCAATGAAAACGCCCCGAACAGGTCGGGGCGTTTTGCGTTGGGCGTCGGGCGGTGCGCTTCAGGTGACGGTCAACGTTCCATTCATCGTCTCGTGGCCCGAGCCGCAGAAGATGTCGCACAGGAAATCGAACGTGCCTGTCTTGTCGGGCGTAAGCGCCAGCCGCACGGTTTGACCCGGCACCACGTCGGCCCGTACGTTGAAATCCGGAATCGAAAAACCCATCAGGATGTCCTGCCCGGTCAGCTCGAACACCACGGGCACGCCACGCTTGAGCGAGATCTTGTCGGGCGTGAAGGTGAACTTGCGCGCGTGCACGCGGATGACCGTCGGGCCCTCGCCGTGCGCAACACAGGCGAGCGCCGCACCCGCGGCGAGCACGGTGAACTGGCGCAGCGCCAGCCGGCGCTTGGGGTTGTGTGCAATGAGAGGGCGCATGTCAGGTGGTCTCCGGCGTCTTGGTGATGGTGTTGGCTTTGGTGTTCGCCTGGATTGGCTGTTCGGCGAGCGCCCAGGTGGCGGCGTCCTGCTTGCCGTGCTCGGTGATGCTGCGCCAGCCCAGGCCCCGGTAGGGCGCGGCGGCATCCCACGGGACCGGGTTGCGCTTGGCCTGCGAGCCTGGCGCGGGTGGCGCGGGTAGCGGGAACATCAGCGAGCGCGCCGAGTGGTGCGCGATATGCCCGGTCATGTGGTGATGCTCCTGATGGATGTGGCCGTAGAACACCGTCACGTTCGGGTGCGGCATCAACAGGTCGATGACCTGCTGGCCATCGCGCGTGGCCCAATCCCATTGCGGGTACAGATCGAACAGCGGCCGGTGCGTGAACACGACGATAGGCGTGTGCTCCGGCACGGAGCGCACATCCGCCGCCAGCCACGCGAGCTGAGCTTCGCCCACACGCGCCGATGGGTCGGACACGTTGTCGATGGCGATGAAGTGCACGCCCTTGTGATCGAACGAATAGTGCGTGCGGCCGAAGAGTTCGATAT
This is a stretch of genomic DNA from Ralstonia wenshanensis. It encodes these proteins:
- a CDS encoding YncE family protein gives rise to the protein MKNRLFVATALAAAAITCAASASAGQAPASLASPDIPISHRDRVYAAEQFSNTVSVTDPASNTLLGVIKLGDPAPGNFSPLYRGQVLVHGMGFSPDHRTLAVVSIGSNSVTFIDTQTNAVKHTTYVGRSPHEAFYTPDGSEVWVTVRGENYIAVLDANTYAEKTRVTVPAGPGMQIFSPDGKYGYVCSSFNPETVVISTADHKIVGHIKQESPFCPNIAATPDGKQVWFTLKDIGKVQVFNARPPFNAITSFETGPITNHVNFAHNAKGTFAYVTIGGTNQVKVFRTDNFEQVATIPVGKLPHGLWPSGDGTRIYVGLENDDALAVIDTLTNKVVSTVPIGQAPQALTYVPNAVPEGNGTENLQPLGTAGQVSPLALVPAAADKSDASAAPTSVALFDQGLIQVFQASVTGLQPKQPYAIALSQHADGSGPLETLASFMTNPAGGAIVNSIGRIRQVVMPGNADAGNTRRYLVIAPVVSGKLGTAVQIQAR
- a CDS encoding DUF305 domain-containing protein — its product is MSSRSKRRLRTLLFAVFTLMSGIGTHAAVAQEAPPQANREQAFFAENDVAMTKMMDGMAPKPSGNIDQDFVAMMTPHHQGAIDMAVAYLRYGQNEQLRRIAQEIVVAQQQEIAAMRLALGQPPPPSAPVPTQLRPASATTAPASHAAHHAHTATPQQEDR
- a CDS encoding cupredoxin domain-containing protein; translation: MRPLIAHNPKRRLALRQFTVLAAGAALACVAHGEGPTVIRVHARKFTFTPDKISLKRGVPVVFELTGQDILMGFSIPDFNVRADVVPGQTVRLALTPDKTGTFDFLCDIFCGSGHETMNGTLTVT
- a CDS encoding metallophosphoesterase family protein, yielding MSKQPGRRQFLQLAAVGGLVYASGLPGWQAMAATARTAGAKPDDFYFVQLSDTHWGFKGAPNPDSQGTLPKAIAAVNALSPAPDFVIFTGDLSHISDDPAERRKRLAEFRDIAAQIKVPVVHYMPGEHDASLDNGEAYIELFGRTHYSFDHKGVHFIAIDNVSDPSARVGEAQLAWLAADVRSVPEHTPIVVFTHRPLFDLYPQWDWATRDGQQVIDLLMPHPNVTVFYGHIHQEHHHMTGHIAHHSARSLMFPLPAPPAPGSQAKRNPVPWDAAAPYRGLGWRSITEHGKQDAATWALAEQPIQANTKANTITKTPETT